From Pelosinus sp. IPA-1, a single genomic window includes:
- a CDS encoding 4Fe-4S dicluster domain-containing protein, translating into MERKDILLTMQSDLTRTLQKPPEKRHWGMLIDTRKCVGCHACTIGCVSEYKLPPGVVYRPVMDYESGQFPNTKRKFLPRPCFQCEKPSCVSVCPVAATKKEADGIVSIDYKKCIGCRACISNCPYGARTFDTGAYYTEGTPAVQPYEKAGFYEYEKVWHRDSKHGDVISSARKCHFCTSRIAKALLPICVSTCIGRATYFGDLNDDQTLISQVISANKTYRLKEETGNNPQVYYI; encoded by the coding sequence ATGGAGAGAAAAGATATTTTGCTCACCATGCAAAGTGATTTGACAAGAACACTTCAAAAACCGCCAGAAAAGCGTCACTGGGGGATGCTCATCGACACTCGGAAATGTGTCGGTTGCCATGCCTGTACGATTGGTTGCGTGTCAGAGTATAAACTGCCACCTGGAGTAGTATACCGGCCTGTAATGGATTATGAGAGTGGACAATTTCCGAATACAAAAAGAAAATTTCTGCCTCGTCCTTGTTTTCAGTGCGAAAAGCCATCTTGCGTATCTGTATGCCCTGTGGCTGCCACGAAGAAAGAAGCCGATGGGATTGTTTCTATCGACTATAAGAAATGCATCGGTTGCCGAGCCTGTATTTCAAACTGCCCCTATGGTGCCAGGACTTTTGATACAGGAGCCTATTATACGGAAGGGACTCCCGCCGTTCAGCCATACGAAAAGGCTGGATTTTATGAATATGAAAAAGTATGGCACAGAGATAGTAAGCATGGTGATGTGATTAGTAGCGCAAGAAAGTGCCATTTTTGTACCAGTCGCATTGCTAAAGCATTGCTTCCTATATGTGTATCAACCTGCATAGGTCGTGCCACGTATTTTGGTGATCTAAATGATGATCAAACTCTTATTAGCCAAGTGATATCGGCAAATAAAACCTATCGTCTTAAAGAAGAAACGGGTAATAACCCGCAAGTATATTATATTTAG